The window TTGTGAGTTTTATTGTGGAGAAGGATGGACAGCTAACAGATATAAAAATAGTGCGCGGACTTGGTTACGGCCTTGACGAAGAATCTGTACGGGTGCTGAAACTGGCCAAAGCCTGGAAACCCGGCATCCAGAATGGGCACCCGGTGAGGGTAGCCTATAGCATTCCCTTTAATTTTCAATTAGCGGGAGAATAGGATCAGGCAGTGCGTATTAAGCATCGAGACTTTTTGTAATGATTGGCGGCTAATTATCAAAATGGGTATTAAGCGTTGTTTTGGGATGAAAATATCCGTCAAAATGCTGCTGAAAGTGTATTCGGTACACTTTTTAAAATAAAAATATAGTAAGTTTTTTAAGATTTTGTAAAATATATTAAATGCATTATCGTTATATAAGAAATTTAATTCTTTAAATTATGCCTATCACAAAATTTGATTTGTACAATGCCGAGTGGCTCGACCTTGTATTTGACCATCGTAACAAAGAATACGGAGCTTATGAATTAAGACAACATTATGGCCGAACTATGAGTAAGGCAATGGGCCTGGCTTTTGCAGGCATTGCGGTTATTGTAATATCGGCCTTTGTTTTTAAAGGCAAACCGGTAGAAATAGTTAAAATGACACCGGTTGATTTGACAAGCGTTTTGGTTCAGCCCCCTGTAGCGCCGCCAAAAAAGGCCGAGCCACCAAAATCTACCGAACCACCTAAGCCTGTTGAGCCTGTAAAAACACTTGCCAGCCCGCCACCTGTTGTGGTACCTAATGACCCCATTGTGCAACCGCATACCACTGCCGAATTACAGGCAAGCACCATTGGAGCTACAGACAGTAAAGGAGCTGATAAACCAGGCAATGCCATGGATGCTAATACAAATAAGGGTACAACAGGTACCGGCCCTGCGGTTGATAATGCTATACATGATATGGATGGCAGCCTTGAAGCAATGCCCGAACCGGTAGGTGGTGCAGCGGCGTGGAGTAAATTTTTGCAAAAGAATTTAAGGTTCCCGGTGGTAGCGCAGGAGCAAGGGGTATCTGGCAAGGTATTAATGAGTTTTGTGATAGAAAAAGATGGCTCGCTATCAAATATAAAGGTTGAACGCGGTGCGGGTTTTGGATTTGATGAAGAAGCTTCCCGTGTATTAAAACTGGCTAAAGCCTGGAAGCCAGGCATGCAAAACGGGCAGCCCGTGCGCGTTAAATACGTAATACCAATGAACTTTCAGTTAGCCGATCAGTAATATTTAAGTTGCGGGTGTCGGGTTGCGGGGCTCGTGGGTGTAGTGATAACAGATGTGTGTGATTGTGTGTTAGCCGCCGGAGATTTCTTCGGTGGCTTTCTTTTTTGGCAAGGTTATTTATAGTGCCTTCCGGAAACAGATGCTATCCGGCAGATCAACATACGGTCCATATTTGGGGATGGGTGCGTAGCCTGATTTAGGATATAAGCTTAATGCCTCTACCTGTTTTTCGCCGGTTTCAAGCACGGTATATTTATAGCCTAAGCTATGTGCCCATGTTTCCAGCTCAGTTAATACCATTTTGCTTATGCCTTTGCCACGTGCATCAGGGCGTACAAACATTCGTTTAACTTCTACAGCTTCGTCATCGTACCATTTAAAACACCCGCATCCGGCAGGCTGGTTATCAACATAAGCTATCACCACTGTATCAATTTTTTCTATTACGTTATGCTGATCGTAAATATCCATCATAGCGCCATTGCGGTCGCGTAAATCAGCATCAAGCTGGTTTACCAGGATGCGAAAATCGGGATCGGTGCTGGTGGTGCGAGCAAGGCTTACTGTTTTCATTGGGGCAAAAATAGGATAAGATAAAGACAAGTTGGATGCGGGATGAGATATTTTTAAGGTGAATTTTATCAACTCTGAGCTATGAAAGCGGTAGGCTTAAAGGATA is drawn from Mucilaginibacter ginsenosidivorax and contains these coding sequences:
- a CDS encoding GNAT family N-acetyltransferase translates to MKTVSLARTTSTDPDFRILVNQLDADLRDRNGAMMDIYDQHNVIEKIDTVVIAYVDNQPAGCGCFKWYDDEAVEVKRMFVRPDARGKGISKMVLTELETWAHSLGYKYTVLETGEKQVEALSLYPKSGYAPIPKYGPYVDLPDSICFRKAL
- a CDS encoding energy transducer TonB; the protein is MPITKFDLYNAEWLDLVFDHRNKEYGAYELRQHYGRTMSKAMGLAFAGIAVIVISAFVFKGKPVEIVKMTPVDLTSVLVQPPVAPPKKAEPPKSTEPPKPVEPVKTLASPPPVVVPNDPIVQPHTTAELQASTIGATDSKGADKPGNAMDANTNKGTTGTGPAVDNAIHDMDGSLEAMPEPVGGAAAWSKFLQKNLRFPVVAQEQGVSGKVLMSFVIEKDGSLSNIKVERGAGFGFDEEASRVLKLAKAWKPGMQNGQPVRVKYVIPMNFQLADQ